In Bacillus methanolicus, the following proteins share a genomic window:
- the hisA gene encoding 1-(5-phosphoribosyl)-5-[(5-phosphoribosylamino)methylideneamino]imidazole-4-carboxamide isomerase — MAFTIYPAIDMRGGKCVRLLQGDYEKETVYSDSPFEMAARFTAEGAEWIHMVDLDGAKDGKRVNDEFVIKAARELEVKVQIGGGIRTENDIVHYLENGVERVIIGSVAVSNPEFAIEMIRKYGENIAVGIDAKNGYVATHGWLNTSEIKAVELGKRFADAGAETFIFTDIATDGMLSGPNLDAIREMAEETGKSVIASGGVSSIEDLQKLKAFSMKGVCGAIVGKAIYEGRFSVREALKEVNG; from the coding sequence ATGGCTTTTACTATTTATCCCGCGATTGATATGCGCGGCGGAAAATGCGTTCGGCTTCTTCAAGGCGATTATGAAAAAGAGACGGTTTATAGCGATTCTCCGTTTGAAATGGCGGCCCGGTTTACTGCTGAAGGTGCGGAATGGATACATATGGTTGATCTTGACGGCGCGAAGGATGGAAAACGAGTTAATGATGAATTTGTTATAAAAGCGGCTCGTGAACTGGAGGTAAAAGTCCAAATAGGCGGGGGCATACGGACGGAAAATGACATTGTTCATTATTTGGAAAACGGCGTGGAGCGAGTCATCATCGGGAGCGTGGCGGTTTCCAATCCGGAGTTTGCAATTGAAATGATTCGGAAATACGGTGAAAACATTGCCGTTGGCATCGACGCGAAAAATGGATATGTTGCTACTCACGGCTGGCTGAATACAAGCGAAATAAAAGCGGTCGAGCTGGGAAAACGGTTTGCTGATGCCGGCGCGGAAACGTTTATTTTTACCGATATTGCAACCGATGGAATGCTATCAGGACCTAATTTGGATGCCATACGGGAAATGGCTGAAGAAACAGGAAAAAGTGTCATTGCTTCAGGCGGTGTCAGCTCCATTGAGGATTTGCAAAAGTTGAAAGCTTTTTCAATGAAAGGTGTATGCGGCGCGATTGTCGGCAAAGCCATTTATGAAGGGCGCTTTTCCGTTAGAGAAGCGCTGAAAGAGGTGAATGGATGA
- the hisH gene encoding imidazole glycerol phosphate synthase subunit HisH, giving the protein MIGIIDYGMGNLFSVSKALERLGASYFISEDRQELREASALILPGVGSFRDAMARLNESGLTELVKEYVQTGRPLLGICLGMQLLFEESEENGLTKGLALLPGKVHRFPGMTEQGETYKVPHMGWNKLNLAAPSPILENITGGFVYFVHSYYVSPGERNVVIAETDYDVKVPAVVGRGNVYGMQFHPEKSGALGMQLLRNFVTLNGSLSFVG; this is encoded by the coding sequence ATGATCGGCATCATTGATTATGGAATGGGGAATTTGTTCAGTGTCAGCAAGGCGCTTGAACGGTTAGGTGCATCTTATTTTATATCGGAGGACCGGCAGGAGCTTCGTGAAGCGAGTGCGTTAATTTTACCGGGTGTCGGCTCTTTTCGGGATGCGATGGCCAGACTGAATGAGTCGGGTCTCACCGAACTGGTAAAAGAGTATGTCCAAACCGGCCGGCCTCTGCTTGGCATTTGCCTTGGCATGCAGCTTCTTTTTGAGGAAAGTGAAGAAAACGGCTTGACGAAAGGGCTGGCGCTGCTTCCGGGAAAAGTCCACCGTTTCCCTGGAATGACTGAACAGGGGGAGACGTATAAAGTTCCGCATATGGGGTGGAACAAGCTAAATCTGGCTGCCCCGTCTCCAATTTTAGAAAATATAACAGGTGGTTTTGTTTATTTTGTCCACTCTTATTATGTCAGTCCGGGAGAGCGGAACGTTGTGATTGCGGAAACCGATTATGACGTGAAGGTTCCCGCGGTAGTAGGGAGAGGGAATGTCTATGGAATGCAATTTCATCCTGAAAAAAGCGGGGCATTGGGCATGCAGCTTTTGCGCAATTTTGTCACACTTAACGGGTCTTTAAGCTTTGTGGGTTAA
- the hisB gene encoding imidazoleglycerol-phosphate dehydratase HisB, producing the protein MERTSSVYRKTNETDIKLTFAIDGEGKSDIETGVPFMTHMLDLFTKHGQFNLTVDAKGDIEIDDHHTTEDIGICLGQALREALGDKKGIRRYGNAFVPMDEALAQVVVDLSNRPHLEIRAEFPSQKVGSFDTELVHEFLWKLALEARMNLHVIVHYGKNTHHMIEAIFKALGRALDEATMIDPRIKGIPSTKGML; encoded by the coding sequence ATGGAAAGAACCTCAAGTGTATATCGAAAAACTAACGAAACGGATATTAAGCTAACGTTTGCAATCGATGGTGAAGGAAAGTCGGACATTGAAACTGGTGTGCCGTTTATGACCCACATGCTCGACCTGTTTACGAAACACGGCCAGTTTAACCTGACAGTTGATGCTAAGGGTGATATTGAAATTGATGATCACCATACAACAGAAGATATCGGCATATGCTTAGGACAGGCTCTCCGAGAAGCACTTGGCGATAAGAAAGGGATTCGGCGTTACGGAAATGCTTTTGTTCCGATGGATGAAGCTCTCGCTCAAGTTGTCGTCGATTTGAGCAACCGGCCGCATCTCGAAATACGCGCTGAGTTTCCCTCTCAAAAGGTAGGAAGTTTTGATACAGAGCTCGTACATGAGTTTTTATGGAAACTTGCGCTTGAGGCACGGATGAATCTTCATGTGATTGTACACTATGGGAAAAACACGCACCATATGATCGAAGCGATTTTTAAGGCGCTTGGCCGCGCTCTTGATGAGGCGACAATGATTGATCCCCGGATAAAAGGGATTCCGTCTACGAAAGGGATGTTATAA
- the hisD gene encoding histidinol dehydrogenase: MKILKVKDLISIKRTVDSGTEQQRAAVKKIISEVREKGDAALIEYTEKFDGVRLSSLFVTEEEIDEAFNEISEQVVSIIKEAAENIRTFHEKQLRPSWMTTDETGTILGQKVTPLDSAGVYVPGGTAAYPSSVLMNVIPAKVAGVKRIVMVSPPDRNGKLPSAVLVAARIAGVKEIYKVGGAQAIAALAYGTETIKPVDKITGPGNIYVALAKREVFGDVDIDMIAGPSEIAVLADDTAKAHEIAADLLSQAEHDSRACSILVTTSEQLAKDVSFEVEKQLSGLPRKEIAAQSIADYGAIYVAENMDEAVETINALAPEHLEIITENAMELLGKIRNAGAIFIGRFSSEPVGDYFAGPNHVLPTNGTARFSSPLSVEDFQKKSSIIAYSQTALEQNKDKIAAFARLEGLEAHARAVEERFKDQS, from the coding sequence GTGAAAATATTAAAGGTCAAGGATCTTATTTCGATTAAAAGAACGGTTGACAGCGGAACAGAACAACAGCGGGCTGCTGTAAAAAAAATCATCAGTGAAGTTCGTGAAAAAGGCGATGCCGCGTTGATTGAGTATACAGAGAAATTCGACGGGGTCCGGTTATCTTCTTTATTCGTAACAGAAGAAGAAATAGACGAGGCATTTAATGAGATTAGCGAACAAGTTGTTTCGATTATCAAGGAAGCGGCTGAAAATATTCGCACTTTTCATGAAAAACAATTGCGCCCTTCCTGGATGACAACTGATGAAACGGGGACGATTCTCGGTCAAAAGGTAACGCCGTTAGATTCTGCCGGCGTTTATGTACCTGGCGGAACGGCTGCCTATCCTTCCTCGGTGCTGATGAATGTGATTCCGGCAAAAGTAGCAGGCGTGAAGAGGATTGTAATGGTTTCGCCGCCTGACCGAAATGGAAAACTTCCATCAGCCGTGTTAGTGGCGGCAAGGATTGCAGGAGTGAAGGAGATTTATAAGGTCGGGGGAGCGCAGGCCATTGCGGCGCTTGCCTACGGAACAGAAACAATCAAACCTGTCGATAAAATTACCGGCCCCGGAAATATTTATGTAGCGCTGGCCAAAAGAGAAGTGTTTGGCGATGTCGACATTGACATGATCGCCGGACCAAGTGAAATTGCCGTGTTAGCTGATGATACTGCAAAAGCACATGAAATAGCTGCCGACTTATTATCGCAGGCGGAGCATGACAGTCGTGCATGCAGCATCCTTGTGACAACATCAGAGCAACTGGCAAAGGATGTTTCTTTTGAAGTGGAAAAACAGCTTTCCGGACTCCCCCGCAAAGAAATTGCGGCTCAATCGATTGCGGATTACGGAGCGATTTATGTCGCGGAAAATATGGACGAAGCAGTTGAAACAATTAATGCTCTGGCACCTGAGCATCTTGAGATCATCACAGAGAATGCGATGGAGCTTTTAGGAAAAATCCGTAACGCAGGAGCCATTTTTATCGGCAGATTCAGCTCTGAACCGGTCGGCGACTATTTTGCCGGGCCGAATCATGTTTTGCCGACAAATGGAACGGCTCGGTTTTCCAGTCCGCTCAGTGTCGAGGATTTCCAGAAAAAATCAAGCATTATTGCTTACAGTCAAACAGCTCTCGAGCAAAATAAAGATAAAATTGCTGCGTTTGCCCGTTTAGAAGGGCTTGAAGCACATGCTCGGGCAGTGGAAGAAAGATTTAAGGATCAGTCATGA
- the hisG gene encoding ATP phosphoribosyltransferase: MSELVTVAMPKGRIFEEAVELLRMAGYRLPPEFEDSRKLIIDVEEEQMRFILAKPMDVVTYVEHGVADLGIAGKDVMLEEERDVYELLDLKISHCYLAVAGLPNTKMNDVAPKIATKYPNVAAAYFREQGEQVEIIKLNGSIELAPLIGLSDRIVDIVSTGRTLKENGLVEYERIVDITSRLVVNPVSYRMKDERISELVERLSTVIEGEAVRQP, encoded by the coding sequence ATGAGTGAGTTAGTAACGGTTGCAATGCCGAAAGGCCGGATTTTTGAAGAAGCTGTTGAACTATTGCGAATGGCCGGCTACCGTTTGCCTCCCGAATTTGAAGATTCGCGGAAACTAATCATTGATGTAGAAGAAGAACAGATGCGCTTTATCCTGGCAAAGCCGATGGATGTTGTGACGTATGTGGAGCACGGTGTAGCAGACCTTGGGATTGCCGGAAAAGATGTCATGCTTGAAGAAGAACGGGATGTTTACGAACTGCTTGATTTGAAAATCAGCCATTGCTATCTTGCCGTTGCCGGCCTTCCAAACACGAAAATGAACGATGTCGCTCCAAAAATAGCGACGAAATATCCGAATGTGGCCGCTGCCTATTTTCGTGAGCAAGGGGAACAGGTAGAAATTATTAAATTGAACGGATCGATTGAATTGGCGCCGTTGATCGGACTTTCCGACCGAATTGTAGATATTGTTTCAACAGGGCGGACATTGAAGGAAAACGGCCTGGTTGAATATGAACGGATTGTCGATATTACATCGCGGCTTGTCGTCAACCCGGTAAGCTATCGGATGAAAGATGAGCGGATCAGTGAGCTTGTGGAACGGCTAAGTACTGTTATTGAGGGCGAGGCTGTCAGGCAGCCGTAA
- a CDS encoding ATP phosphoribosyltransferase regulatory subunit: MGQLFMFEKPLGMRDTLPELYETKDHVRSSIEEEMKRWGYQFIETPALEYYETVGAASAILDQQLFKLLDQQGHTLVLRPDMTAPIARVAASKLLKDDMPLRLAYSANVYRAQQREGGRPAEFEQIGVECIGDGTVSADGEVIALMISSIKEAGLADFQVSVGHIGFVQEFFRQILGTEERANALMKFLYEKNYVGYREHVKSLSLSSIDKQRLLEFLQLRGGEEVIDRALELIENGYGAEAVHQLRQLWETISAYGEEASVKFDLTLVSHMSYYTGILFEVYAGSVGFPIGNGGRYDLLMQKFGKTTGATGFALRLDRMIEALGTLEKSEPITCILFSSERRKEAFEMAKAKRADGMRVVLQDINGVNNVDACTNKYAETIFLLGSAGRGPSS; the protein is encoded by the coding sequence ATGGGCCAGTTATTTATGTTTGAGAAGCCGCTTGGCATGAGAGATACACTGCCGGAATTATATGAAACGAAGGATCATGTGCGGTCCTCCATTGAGGAAGAAATGAAACGCTGGGGCTATCAGTTTATTGAGACTCCGGCGCTTGAATATTATGAAACGGTCGGAGCCGCGTCCGCTATTTTGGATCAGCAGTTGTTTAAACTATTAGACCAGCAAGGACATACGCTTGTGCTCAGACCTGATATGACGGCACCGATCGCGCGTGTGGCCGCTTCCAAGCTGTTAAAAGACGATATGCCGCTGCGCCTTGCTTATTCAGCGAATGTATACAGAGCACAGCAGCGGGAAGGCGGCCGCCCGGCAGAATTTGAACAGATCGGGGTTGAGTGTATCGGTGACGGAACGGTAAGTGCTGACGGGGAAGTCATCGCCTTAATGATTTCATCGATTAAAGAAGCAGGTTTGGCAGACTTTCAAGTTTCCGTCGGCCATATTGGTTTTGTTCAGGAATTTTTCCGGCAAATTCTCGGAACGGAAGAACGGGCCAATGCGTTGATGAAATTTTTATATGAAAAAAATTATGTCGGGTACAGAGAGCATGTAAAATCACTTAGCCTTTCTTCCATCGATAAGCAGCGTTTGTTGGAGTTTTTGCAGCTCAGGGGCGGAGAAGAAGTTATTGACCGGGCTCTCGAGCTTATCGAAAACGGGTACGGTGCAGAAGCCGTTCATCAATTGCGGCAGCTATGGGAAACGATTTCCGCTTATGGTGAAGAAGCATCGGTAAAATTCGATTTAACGCTTGTCAGCCATATGAGCTATTACACGGGAATCTTATTTGAAGTGTATGCCGGAAGCGTTGGCTTTCCAATCGGAAATGGCGGAAGATACGATCTTTTGATGCAAAAATTCGGCAAAACAACCGGTGCAACAGGGTTTGCCTTAAGGCTGGACCGGATGATTGAAGCACTAGGGACACTTGAAAAAAGCGAGCCCATCACTTGTATTTTATTCAGTTCCGAACGCCGAAAAGAGGCGTTTGAAATGGCGAAAGCGAAACGGGCGGACGGTATGAGGGTCGTTCTTCAGGATATAAACGGCGTAAACAATGTGGACGCCTGTACCAATAAGTATGCTGAGACGATCTTTTTATTAGGAAGTGCAGGAAGGGGGCCTTCGTCATGA
- a CDS encoding acyltransferase has translation MRRTTRYPVKGANSLRHVYQTVPFWKVVKNFIVIQIARYTPFLGMKNWLYRTFLKMKIGEETSFALMVMPDVMFPEKISVGRNTVIGYNTTILAHEYLIKEYRLGNVEIGNEVMIGANTTILPGVTIGDGAIVSAGTLVHKDVPPGAFVGGNPMKVIYTKEELEKRWADDPIYGKKEE, from the coding sequence ATGAGAAGAACGACCCGTTATCCTGTTAAAGGTGCCAATTCATTGCGGCACGTCTATCAAACGGTTCCCTTTTGGAAAGTAGTCAAAAATTTTATCGTCATTCAAATTGCGCGCTACACTCCGTTTCTAGGAATGAAAAACTGGCTGTACCGGACATTTTTAAAAATGAAGATCGGGGAGGAAACATCCTTTGCATTGATGGTGATGCCTGATGTGATGTTTCCCGAGAAAATAAGTGTTGGGCGCAATACGGTGATCGGCTATAATACGACAATCTTGGCACATGAATATTTAATTAAAGAATATCGTCTCGGGAATGTAGAGATCGGCAATGAGGTCATGATTGGTGCGAATACAACCATTTTGCCCGGTGTCACGATAGGAGACGGAGCGATTGTATCGGCAGGCACGCTTGTCCATAAAGATGTGCCGCCCGGTGCATTTGTCGGGGGAAACCCGATGAAAGTAATTTACACGAAAGAAGAATTGGAGAAACGATGGGCAGATGATCCGATTTATGGAAAAAAAGAAGAGTAA
- the ppaX gene encoding pyrophosphatase PpaX produces MNTKLNTILFDLDGTLIDTNELIISSFLHTLEKYFPGQYKRADVIPFMGPTLEETFEGINKDLAEDLAKTYREFNISNHDLFVKEFNGVYETVRVLKENGFKLGIVTTKRMDVALKGIKLTKLDEFFDCLVAIDHVKKPKPDPEPILLALEQLQSVPEETLMVGDNHHDILAGKNAGTKTAGVAWSLKGKDYLARFEPDYMLDNMADLLSILGV; encoded by the coding sequence ATGAACACTAAATTAAACACTATATTATTTGATTTAGATGGCACATTGATTGATACAAATGAATTAATTATTTCTTCGTTTTTACATACATTGGAAAAGTACTTTCCAGGCCAATATAAGCGGGCTGATGTGATCCCGTTTATGGGCCCTACCTTAGAGGAAACATTTGAAGGGATTAATAAAGATTTGGCGGAGGATTTGGCGAAAACATACCGCGAATTCAACATCTCCAACCATGATCTTTTTGTAAAAGAATTTAATGGAGTGTATGAAACCGTTCGGGTGTTAAAAGAAAACGGCTTTAAGCTTGGAATCGTGACGACAAAACGCATGGATGTTGCATTAAAAGGGATCAAGCTTACAAAACTCGATGAATTTTTTGATTGTCTTGTTGCCATTGACCATGTAAAAAAACCAAAGCCTGATCCGGAACCGATTCTGCTTGCATTAGAACAGTTACAGTCTGTTCCTGAAGAAACATTAATGGTCGGGGATAACCACCACGATATTTTGGCAGGAAAAAATGCCGGAACGAAAACGGCCGGTGTTGCCTGGTCGCTGAAGGGCAAAGATTATTTAGCACGATTTGAACCGGACTATATGTTGGACAATATGGCCGATTTATTATCCATTCTTGGAGTGTAA
- a CDS encoding nucleoside recognition domain-containing protein has protein sequence MLIGSLKRGSIIGLKTTWSLGKIIFPITLFVSLLQYTPVLPWLIGLITPFMNVLGLSGDAAIPIVIGNFLNLYAAIGAILSLDLTVKEVFIVVVMLSFSHNILVESSVALKVGVKLWIITTVRLGLAFLSAIVINLIWQGGSELAKYGLIPPKEDQVSGWANIIMDGLQKAGIGILQLAIIVIPLMIGIQILKDLKWLHVFSKWMAPVTKILGMKENTSTTLAAGLLFGLAYGAGVMIQAVKEDGVSKKDVTLAFIFLAACHAVVEDTLIFVPLGISVLPLFFIRLGTAILLTLIVGFFWNRAELAKRKGIASYEH, from the coding sequence ATGCTGATTGGGTCACTCAAAAGGGGTAGTATCATCGGGCTAAAAACAACATGGTCTCTAGGGAAAATTATTTTTCCGATTACACTTTTTGTTTCTTTGCTTCAATATACACCTGTTTTACCGTGGTTGATCGGCCTGATTACGCCGTTTATGAATGTACTTGGTTTGTCAGGGGATGCCGCGATTCCAATCGTAATCGGAAATTTTTTAAATTTATATGCCGCCATTGGCGCGATTTTATCTCTTGATTTAACGGTAAAGGAAGTTTTTATCGTTGTCGTCATGCTTTCGTTTTCACATAACATTCTTGTGGAATCAAGTGTCGCCCTTAAAGTCGGGGTAAAATTATGGATCATCACCACCGTCAGGCTCGGCCTTGCCTTTCTGTCTGCCATTGTGATAAACCTCATTTGGCAAGGCGGCTCCGAACTGGCAAAGTACGGTTTGATTCCTCCAAAAGAGGATCAGGTAAGCGGCTGGGCAAACATTATAATGGACGGTCTTCAGAAAGCGGGAATCGGTATTTTACAGCTGGCTATCATTGTCATTCCGCTGATGATCGGTATTCAAATATTGAAGGATTTAAAATGGCTTCATGTATTTTCGAAATGGATGGCGCCCGTGACAAAGATCCTCGGTATGAAAGAAAATACATCAACCACTTTGGCAGCAGGCCTTTTGTTCGGTCTTGCGTATGGCGCGGGAGTTATGATCCAAGCCGTTAAGGAGGACGGCGTCAGCAAAAAGGATGTAACGCTGGCGTTTATTTTCCTTGCAGCTTGCCATGCTGTTGTTGAGGATACATTAATTTTTGTGCCGCTCGGAATTTCTGTACTGCCGCTTTTCTTCATCCGTCTGGGCACTGCCATCCTGCTGACGCTTATCGTCGGATTTTTCTGGAATCGGGCTGAGCTTGCAAAAAGAAAGGGAATAGCATCATATGAACACTAA
- the lgt gene encoding prolipoprotein diacylglyceryl transferase: MEENIQPIDPIAFTLGPIQVHWYGVIIGLGIALALWVAMREGEKRGLPKDLFADLMLWAIPIAIISARIYYVIFQWDYYSRNPGEIIKIWNGGIAIHGALIGSVITASVFSKNRGISFWKLADVAAPSIILGQAIGRWGNFINQEAHGGEVSRSFLEGLHLPEFIINQMYINGAYYHPTFLYESIWNFLGFIVLILLRRVNLRRGELFLTYVIWYSIGRFFIEGMRTDSLMLTENLRMAQTISIVLIIGATVLMVYRRMNRNSAARYLDKSNE, encoded by the coding sequence ATGGAAGAGAACATTCAGCCGATTGACCCAATTGCCTTCACGCTTGGGCCGATCCAAGTTCACTGGTATGGTGTGATTATTGGCCTCGGGATTGCTCTCGCTCTTTGGGTTGCCATGAGAGAAGGGGAAAAGCGCGGCCTGCCAAAGGATTTATTCGCTGATTTAATGCTTTGGGCGATTCCGATTGCGATTATTTCCGCACGCATTTATTATGTTATTTTCCAATGGGATTATTATTCCCGGAACCCGGGTGAAATTATTAAGATTTGGAATGGGGGAATTGCCATTCACGGCGCCCTGATTGGATCAGTTATTACCGCATCTGTTTTTTCTAAAAATAGAGGCATTTCTTTCTGGAAATTGGCGGATGTTGCTGCACCTAGCATTATTCTTGGCCAGGCGATCGGCCGCTGGGGAAACTTTATTAATCAAGAAGCACACGGAGGAGAGGTAAGCCGTTCTTTTCTTGAAGGCTTGCATTTGCCGGAATTTATTATTAACCAGATGTATATTAACGGAGCTTACTACCATCCGACTTTTTTATATGAATCGATTTGGAACTTTCTTGGGTTTATCGTACTGATCTTATTAAGACGGGTTAATTTGCGGAGAGGCGAACTGTTTTTGACGTATGTTATCTGGTATTCAATCGGTCGGTTTTTTATCGAAGGTATGAGGACAGATAGTTTAATGCTTACGGAAAATTTAAGGATGGCACAAACGATCTCAATTGTTCTAATTATCGGTGCAACTGTATTAATGGTTTACAGGAGGATGAATCGAAATTCGGCTGCACGTTATTTAGATAAAAGCAATGAGTAA
- the hprK gene encoding HPr(Ser) kinase/phosphatase — MPKVRTRDIIEKFSLELISGEEGIDRPITTSDISRPGIEMAGYFDYYPAERIQLLGRTELSFFEQLDEDARRTRMEKLCTDITPAIIITREMEVPKELIEASERESVPVLRSPLKTTRFSSRLTNFLEGKLAPTTAVHGVLVDVYGIGVLITGKSGVGKSETALELVKRGHRLVADDCVEIRKEDQDILIGSAPELIEHLLEIRGLGIINVMTLFGAGAVRSHKRINLVIDLELWDPNKQYDRLGLDEEKVNIMDSEITKITVPVRPGRNLAVIIEVAAMNFRLKRMGVNAALQFTNRLSDAIEDGDHEDV; from the coding sequence TTGCCGAAAGTACGAACCAGGGACATTATTGAAAAGTTTTCACTGGAGCTGATTAGTGGAGAAGAGGGAATTGACCGCCCGATTACAACAAGTGATATTTCTCGCCCCGGAATTGAAATGGCAGGGTATTTTGATTATTATCCGGCTGAGAGGATTCAATTGCTTGGAAGAACAGAACTTTCTTTTTTTGAACAATTAGATGAAGATGCCCGAAGAACAAGGATGGAAAAATTATGTACAGATATCACTCCGGCCATTATTATTACACGAGAGATGGAGGTTCCAAAGGAGCTGATCGAAGCTTCTGAACGGGAATCGGTGCCAGTGCTTCGCTCCCCGTTAAAAACAACTCGTTTTTCAAGCAGGCTGACGAACTTTCTGGAAGGGAAACTTGCTCCGACTACTGCCGTTCACGGCGTTCTTGTGGATGTTTACGGTATCGGTGTACTGATCACCGGAAAAAGCGGGGTCGGAAAGAGCGAAACGGCCCTTGAGCTTGTAAAACGCGGACACCGTCTTGTCGCTGACGATTGTGTTGAAATCCGGAAGGAAGACCAGGATATACTTATCGGAAGTGCTCCTGAACTCATTGAGCATCTGCTTGAAATCAGAGGACTCGGGATTATCAATGTTATGACCTTGTTTGGAGCCGGTGCAGTCCGCAGTCATAAGCGAATTAATCTTGTCATTGATCTTGAACTGTGGGATCCAAACAAGCAGTATGACCGGCTTGGGCTGGATGAGGAAAAAGTGAATATCATGGATTCAGAAATTACAAAAATTACGGTTCCGGTGCGACCCGGCAGAAATCTTGCCGTCATCATTGAAGTTGCGGCGATGAATTTCCGGTTAAAACGAATGGGAGTAAACGCTGCACTGCAATTTACAAATCGTTTGTCAGATGCGATTGAAGACGGTGACCATGAAGACGTGTAA
- the nagA gene encoding N-acetylglucosamine-6-phosphate deacetylase: MKKTLLKNVEIYTGEEVIDNGYLLFEDDKILAIGFMKDLVVPENTEEINLDSSLKAAPGFIDLHIHGAGGADTMDATIEALSTMAGILPAEGTTSFLATTITQETKSIEDALKNAANYRKHHNKPGEAEILGIHLEGPFINEKRSGAQPVEHIREPDIDLFKQWQELAENGIKLVTLAPEKENGLEFVSYLDQSGVVASIGHSDATYDETIKAVEAGAKHVTHLFNGMRGLHHREPGIAGAALLLKELLVEIIADGIHVRPEMIQLSLQTKGIDRMILITDSMRAKCLKNGTYDLGGQDVTVNDGKALLENGTLAGSILKMKDSIQNIIKFTGISLLDAIQLASVNPAKQMGVYDRKGSLAPGKDADIVILDENYEVFSTFCRGKIAYKRGGENSTL, from the coding sequence ATGAAAAAAACTCTTTTAAAAAATGTTGAAATTTACACAGGCGAGGAAGTCATAGATAACGGCTATCTTCTTTTTGAGGATGATAAAATTCTCGCTATTGGTTTTATGAAGGATCTGGTTGTCCCGGAAAACACCGAGGAAATCAATTTGGACTCAAGTCTTAAAGCAGCTCCGGGTTTTATCGATCTTCATATTCACGGGGCCGGCGGAGCAGATACGATGGACGCCACCATAGAAGCATTGTCAACGATGGCAGGCATCCTCCCGGCTGAAGGAACGACAAGTTTTTTAGCAACAACCATTACACAGGAAACAAAAAGCATTGAAGATGCCTTAAAAAACGCAGCAAACTACCGAAAACATCATAATAAGCCCGGAGAAGCTGAAATTCTCGGCATTCATCTTGAAGGTCCGTTTATCAATGAAAAACGGTCCGGGGCCCAGCCTGTCGAGCATATACGCGAGCCGGATATTGACCTTTTTAAACAATGGCAGGAATTAGCTGAGAACGGAATTAAGCTTGTAACACTGGCACCAGAAAAAGAAAACGGCCTGGAATTTGTCAGCTATCTGGACCAATCGGGAGTCGTTGCCTCAATCGGCCATTCAGATGCGACATATGACGAAACAATAAAGGCTGTAGAAGCCGGAGCAAAGCATGTCACTCATCTATTTAACGGAATGAGAGGATTGCACCATCGGGAGCCTGGAATTGCCGGCGCCGCTCTTCTGCTGAAAGAATTGTTGGTTGAAATCATAGCAGATGGAATCCATGTCCGTCCGGAAATGATTCAGCTTTCTTTACAAACAAAAGGAATTGACCGAATGATTTTAATTACAGATTCTATGAGAGCGAAATGCTTAAAAAACGGAACATATGACCTCGGCGGACAGGATGTGACCGTGAATGACGGAAAAGCTCTGTTAGAAAACGGAACCCTCGCCGGAAGCATCTTAAAAATGAAAGATTCGATTCAAAATATAATAAAATTCACAGGGATTTCACTATTAGACGCGATTCAGCTGGCAAGCGTAAACCCGGCAAAACAAATGGGTGTCTATGACCGTAAAGGAAGCCTTGCACCGGGAAAAGACGCTGACATTGTCATTCTTGACGAAAACTATGAAGTGTTTTCGACTTTCTGCCGCGGAAAAATAGCTTATAAAAGAGGAGGAGAGAACTCAACATTATGA